The Cryptosporangium minutisporangium region CGGTGCCTGCCGTGGGTGGGGGAGATCCAGGTCGCGGACGTGCCCGGGCGGCGCCAGCCGGGCACCGGGGAGATCCACTACCCGGCCGTCGCTCGCGCGCTCGCCGAGGCGGGGTACGACGGCGTCGTCGGCATGGAGGCGTTCGCTGCGGGCGACCCCGTCGCCGCCGTCGACGCTTTCCGGGCGGCGTTCACGGTCTGACGCGGCCCGGCCCGGCCCTCGGGTTCTCCGAGTGATTTGTGCTCAACTTATGGCACCGGGTGCCTTAATGGCCGTACGGTGTAGCGCATCACCCCGGCGTGCGCAGCGATGTCACGTCACCGAGTCGAGGGCCGAAGAGACATGGCGAGTACCAGGGATTGGTTCGAGACCGTCGCGGAAGCACAGCGACGGGCCAAGAAACGGCTGCCGAAGCCCGTCTACCTTGCGCTGTTAGGCGGATCCGAAGCCGGCGCGACGATGGACGACAACGTCAAGGCGTTCCGTGAGCTCGGCTTCCGCCCGCGCATCGCCGACCTGCCGGCCAGCCGCGAACTCTCCACCACGGTGATGGGCCAGGAGGTCGCGTTCCCGGTCCTCATCTCGCCGACCGGGGTCCAGGCCGTCGACCCGGACGGCGAGGTCGCGGTCGCCAAGGCGGCCAGCCAACTCGGCACCGCGATGGGCTTATCGTCCTTCGCGTCGAAGCCGATCGAGGACGTCATCAAGGAGAACGAGAAGCTCTTCTTCCAGTCCTACTGGTTGGGCGACCGCGACGCGATGCTCGCCCGCGCCGAGCGTGCCCGCTCCGCCGGCGCCAAGGGCCTGATCGTCACGCTCGACTGGATCTTCGACTCCCGCCGCGACTGGGGCAGCCCGTTCATCCCGGAGCGGATCAACGCCGAGGCCGTGCGGAAGTACGCGTTCCCGGTGGCTGCGAAGCCGGGTTACCTCTACCGGTGGATCAAGAGCGGCCACCTGCCCGACCTCGGCGTCCCGAACCTGGTCGCGCCGGGTGAGGACGTGCCGACGTTCTTCGGCGCCTACGGGCAGTGGATCCAGACCCCGTCGCCGACCTGGGAAGACCTCGCCTGGCTGCGGGAGCAGTGGGGCGGCCCGTTCATGATCAAGGGCATCACCCACCCGGACGACGCCCGCCGCGCCGTGGACATCGGCGCCACCGCGATCTCGGTCTCCAACCACGGCGGCAACAACCTCGACTCGACGCCGGCCACGATCCGGCTGCTGCCGGCCATCGTCGACGCGGTCGGCGACCAGGTCGAGGTGCTGCTCGACGGTGGTATCCGGCGGGGCAGCGACGTCGTGAAGGCGCTCGCGCTCGGTGCCCGGGCCGTGATGATCGGCCGTGCCTACCTCTGGGGCATGGGTGCGAACGGCGAGAAGGGCGTGAACAACGTCCTGGTGATCATCCGCGACGGGATCAGCGAGACGCTCTACGGCTTGGGCAAGAGCTCCATCCACCAGCTAACCCCCGACGACCTCCTGATCCCCGCCGACTTCGCCCGCAACGGCGCGAAGGCGTAAGACCGCCGGAGGCGTTGCACGTTTCCGTCCGCGCGAGCGGCCGCAAACGTGCAACGCATCGGCCGATCAGCGGGCGGCCACCAGTCCGTGGGGGTCGAGGACGTATTTGCGGGCTACGCCGCTGTCGAACTCGGCGTAGCCGCGTGGTGCCTCGGACAGCGGGATCACCGTCGCGTTGACTGCGTCCGCGATGTGGGCACGGTCGGCCAGGATCGCGCCCATCAGCCTCCGGTGGTACCGCATCACCGGGCACTGACCGGTCGTGAACGTGTGCGACTTCGCCCAGCCGAGCCCGATCCGGATCGACAGCGACCCCATCTTCGCCGCGTCGTCGACCGCGCCGGGATCACCGGTCACGTACAGGCCGGGGATGCCGAGCCGCCCGGCCGCCCTGGTCACCTCCATGACCGAGTTCAGCACGGTCGCCGGCGCCTCGGCGGCGTTCGCGCCGTGCCCGCGCGCCTCGAATCCGACCGCGTCGATGGCGGCGTCCACCTCGGGCTCGCCGAGGATCTGCTCGAGCCGCTCCGGCAGCGTGCCCTGCTCGGTGAGGTCAACCGTCTCGCAACCGAAGCTGCGGGCCTGCTCCAGTCGCTCGGCGACCATGTCCCCGACGACGACCACGGCGGCGCCCAGCAACAGTGAGGAGTAGGCCGCCGCGAGCCCGACCGGGCCGGCGCCGGCCACGTAGACCGTCGAGCCGGTGGTGACCCCGGCGGTGACCGCACCGTGGTACCCGGTCGGGAAGATGTCCGACAACATCGTCAGGTCGAGGATCTTCTCCATCGCCTGGTCCTTGTCGGGGAACCGGAGCAGGTTCCAGTCCGCGTACGGAACCATCACGTACTCCGCCTGGCCGCCGACCCAGCCGCCCATGTCCACGTACCCGTACGCCGAGCCCGGTCGTTCCGGGTTGACGTTGAGGCAGACGCCGGTATGGCCTTCCTTGCACATCCGGCAGCGGCCGCACGCGATGTTGAACGGAACCGAGCACAGGTCGCCGACCTTGATGTACTCGACGTCCCGGCCGGCCTCGACGACCTCGCCGGTGATCTCGTGACCGAGCACCAGGCCGGACGGTGCAGTGGTGCGACCGCGCACCATGTGCTGGTCGGAGCCGCAGATGTTGGTCGAGACCACTTTGAGGATCACGCCGTGGTCGCATTTCCGGCCGACGTTGGCGGGGTGGACGCCGGGGCCGTCTTTCAGAACGAGCTCGGGATAGTCGATGGTTTCGACCGTTACCTTTCCCGGTCCGAGATAGGCCACGGCCTGGTTACCAGCGTTGCCAGCCACGGTGCTGACTCCCTTCCTCCGGTGTTCCGGTGGCATACCGTCGCCGATCGTGTCGACAAGGTTGCCTTCCGCGATCATGCGCCTCGTGAGGCAGGGGCGGGCCATTCCCACACGAACCCGCATCGAGTTGCCCGAACGGGCACGAGACCCCGACTTTCCACACAGGACCGCTCACGTCGGTTGACCCGGCGTCCTATCCTGGTGACCCACGGTGATCAGGGAGGACTACCGTGACGACGAACGTCTCCGGCCCGCCGCCGGCTGACGATTCGGGTGGCCCCGAATCGGTCTCCTCCGATTCGGAAAGTTCTGCATCGAACACCCCCGCCGCGGGCGCGGGGCCCTCGCGCACCGACGCACCGGGCGCCGAGTGGTACTCGTACCTCCTGGCGTTCCTGCTCGCGGCCTGCGCGATCGGTGGGCCCGCAGCGGCGACCGATCGTCCGGACTCGGCCGTGGCGTGGCTGGTGCTCATCGCTACCGCGATGCTGGGCGGCGCAGCCGCGACCGGGGCCATGCACGAGGCGCTGCGCCAACTCGCCAAGCGGCTGGAGACCGGGGTAAAGCTCCCGAAGCTGCCGCAGCCGAACGTACTGAGGCCGTGGGTGTGGCAGATCGCCCTGCCGGCGCTCGGGGTCGTGATCGCGCTCGGCGTCGCGGTCTCGATCCCGTCGGTGCGGGCCTTCGTCGACTTCCAGCTGTACGGGTGCCGGCCACCACCGACGCTGCGGGCGCTGACCACGCCGGAGAGCCTGGAGGCGACGTCGGCACTGGCCACCGCGTACGAGCGGGCGAGTGCGGCGAAGCGGAGGGGCTGCCGGGCCGCGGACCTCTACGTCTACGCGGCCGACCCGGCGGCCGTCCGGAAGACTCTGCTGTCCGGCTGGAGCCTCGGCGACATCGGCGACCTCGGCCCGCGGCCGGACGTGTGGCTACCCGACTCCACGGTGGAGCCGGCCCGCGTCCAGGCGGAGGCGGAACGAACCGGCAGCGAGTCGCCGGTGGAGAGCATGTGGCGGATGGCGACCACACCGGTAGTGCTCGGCGTGCCGGCCGAGGTAGCCGAAGCCGCCGAGGACCAGACCTCCCGGTGGGTCGACCGGACCTGGGTCGACCTGCTGGCCGCGACCGAAGACGCGAAGTTGCCGATCGTCCGGCCGGACCCGACGCGCTCCGCGACCGGGGAGATCGCGACCGAACTGATCTACCGCAGCGTGGCGAAAGCGAAGACCGACCTCGACCTCGGGACGCTGGAGGGCCAGCTCGGCCGCGATCTGGACGAGGGCAGCTATCCACTCGGGGACGCGTCCGCGTTGCTCTGCCAGCGCCGCACCGCGCTACCGACCGATGACAGCGCGGTCATCGTCACCGAGCAGCAACTCGTCCGGTACAACCAGGGCATGCCGCTCGGTGACCGCTGCCCGACCGCGGCGAAGCCCGAGGACATCCAGAAGTTGGTGGCCGCCTACCCGAGTGACACGGCCGGGCTGGACCATCCGTTCGTGCCGCTCCGCTGGCCGGACGGCACCGACCGGCAGCGAGACGCCGTGCGGGCGTGGGGCGACTGGCTCGGTACGACCGAGGGCCGGGACGCACTGGCCGACCTGGGGTTGCGTCCGGAGTCCGGTGCGGACGGCCCGGTTCCGGTCGTCGAACCGTTGGTCACGGAGTGGGGTGCCAGGTCCGACGCGGTGTTCGTCCGCAAGAGCCCGCCGATCGGGCAGGTCGAGGACGCCCGGGCGAAGTACGCCCAGGCGAGCCGACCGGCCCGGACGCTGGTGCTGCTGGACGCGTCCGGGTCGATGGACACCCTGGACAGCACGGCGCGGTGGACGCGGTTCCAAGCGGCGTCGAACGCGCTGCCGATCGCGTTCGGGCAGGTGGCACAGCAGGACGAGGTCGGGCTCTGGACGTTCTCGTCGAATCGGAAGTCGCCCGAGCTGATACTGGACATCGCCCAGCCGGCACGAGGTACCACCGCGGTCGTCAAGAAAGGGCTGAAGGACATCCGTCCGGTCGGCGGCACGCCGCTCTACCGGGCCGTTGACGACGGCCTGACCGCGCTGGACACCTCGGGCTCGGAGCAACTGACCTCGCTGATCGTGATCACCGACGGCGAAGACACCGAGGGTGGACCCCCACCGAGCAGGCTGAAGACCCAGGCGGTCGCGTCGCACATCCGCGTCTCGGTGGTCGCGCTGGGCGACGCCGACTGCGCTGGGCCGGCGCTCCACACGCTGACGGACGAGACCGGCGGTCAGTGCGTCGACGCCGATCCGCAGACTCTCGCCCGGACGTTGGTCGGCCTGTTCGACGCGGTGGGGGGTGGCACCGATGGGAACTGAACCGCCTGACGAGTCCGGCCGACCCCCGGACCCGGGACGGCCGGCCGGGTTCGTGTCCCGGCGGACCGTGGTGGTCGTGATCACGATCGCCGCGCTGCTCGTCACCACCGGCCTGGTCGTGCTGGCGCAGCGGGGAGACCGATCGTGGGAGCCGGGACAGCTGGTCATCCTCAGCGGGCGCGACGACAGCGCCGGCGCGCAGCGCAAAGAACTCATCGAGGAGTGGAACGCGCTGCACCCGTCGAACCAGGCTCGGATCGAGGAGGTGCGGTCGATCGCCGACGCCGAACGCAGCGAAATGCTCGCCCGCGCCGCCGGCGACGGCGACGACGTCGACATCCTCAACCTGGACGTGGCCTACCTTCCCGAGTTCGCCGAAGCGGACCTCCTCCGGCCGCTCTCCGAGGACGAGGTCGACCGGGACGCGTTCCTGCCCGGTCCGCTGTCCACCTGCGAGTACGGCGGCACGCTCTGGGCGCTGCCGTTCAACACCGATGCCGCGCTGCTCTACCGCCACCTCGCGTTCGCCCCGGACGCACCGTCGTCGTGGGCCGACATGGAAGCCAAGATCACCCAGCATTTGGAGCCGAACCGCGAGAAGGCGGCGGGCCCGAAAGCCGGATTCGTGACGCAGCTCAGCAATTACGAGGCGCTGACGGTCAACGCGCTGGAGGCGGTCTGGGCCGCCGGTGGGGAGATCGTCGATGACGACGGAGAGGTCCGCGTCGACTCGCGCGCGGCCGCCGAAGGGCTGCGGAATCTGGTCGACGGACTGGTCAACGAGCACATCGACGGCGAGTCCCCCAGCTACACCGAGGACGCGAGCACGGCGGCGTTCCGGGGGGAGCGGGCCCTGTTCCTCCGGAACTGGCCGCTGGCCTACCGGTCGCTGATCGGATCCGCGGGGGACCGGCCGGCCCCGTTCGACATCCGGGTGTCGCGGCTGCCGTGGCCCAGCGTCCTGGGCGGGCAGAACCTGGCGATCGCCGAGCGCAGCGAACACCCCCGGGCGGCTCGCGCGCTGATCGACTTCCTCACCAACGCGCGCAGCCAGGAGATCCTGTTCGAGCGGGGCGGCTTCGCGGCGACCAGGAAGGCCGTCTACGCCGACAGCAAGGTCCCGTACGCCGACGTGCTCCTCGACGCGGTCCAGCGGGCTCAGCTCCGGCCGCGGTCACCGCATTACGCGCTGTTCAGCGAGGTGCTGCGGGAAGCGGTCCACACGATGCTGGTGACCCACGACCGGGAACAACCGCCCGAACTGGCCCACGATCTGCGCGCGGCCCTGCGCGGCCAACGCACGTAGGCCCGGCTGCGAGGCCCGGAGACGCGGCTGCACGGCGGAGAACCGGCTGCACGGCTCGGGCCGCTCGGCGCGGGAAACCGACCGTTCGGCGCCGAACCGGGATGAGCGGCGCCCGGACGGGGCAGTGTCGCCCAGCGAAACGAACGGGTGTTGCTTCCGCCACACCCCGCCTAGCATCGGCCACTCGCAGCCGCTGACCCTCGCTGAGGAGGGCGCCTTGCCTCTGTTCTCCGCACTCGACCGTCGGCATACGGTGGCGCCCCCGGGGTTCAGCCGCTGGCTGATCCCACCGGCCGCGCTCGCCGTCCACCTCTGTATCGGGCAGGCCTACGCCACCAGCGTCTACAAGAACTCGCTGATCGCACACTTCGACGTCAGCCAGACCGCGATCGGCATCATCTTCAGCATCGCGATCGTCATGCTCGGCCTCTCCGCCGCGATCGGCGGCACCTGGGTCGAGACGAACGGGCCGCGGAAGGCGATGTTCGTCTCGGCCTGTTTCTGGAGCACCGGCTTCCTGGTCGGCGCGCTCGGCATCGCGACCGAACAGCTCTGGCTGCTCTACCTGGGTTACGGCTTCCTCGGCGGGATCGGTCTCGGCATCGGCTACATCTCGCCGGTGTCGACGCTGATCAAGTGGTTCCCGGATCGGCC contains the following coding sequences:
- the mftD gene encoding pre-mycofactocin synthase MftD (MftD, an enzyme found in the mycofactocin biosynthesis locus, performs an oxidative deamination of 3-amino-5-[(p-hydroxyphenyl)methyl]-4,4-dimethyl-2-pyrrolidinone (AHDP). The resulting compound, now called pre-mycofactocin (PMFT), is a biologically active redox cofactor that can oxidize the non-exchangeable NADH of TIGR03971 family SDR-type oxidoreductases.) encodes the protein MASTRDWFETVAEAQRRAKKRLPKPVYLALLGGSEAGATMDDNVKAFRELGFRPRIADLPASRELSTTVMGQEVAFPVLISPTGVQAVDPDGEVAVAKAASQLGTAMGLSSFASKPIEDVIKENEKLFFQSYWLGDRDAMLARAERARSAGAKGLIVTLDWIFDSRRDWGSPFIPERINAEAVRKYAFPVAAKPGYLYRWIKSGHLPDLGVPNLVAPGEDVPTFFGAYGQWIQTPSPTWEDLAWLREQWGGPFMIKGITHPDDARRAVDIGATAISVSNHGGNNLDSTPATIRLLPAIVDAVGDQVEVLLDGGIRRGSDVVKALALGARAVMIGRAYLWGMGANGEKGVNNVLVIIRDGISETLYGLGKSSIHQLTPDDLLIPADFARNGAKA
- the fdhA gene encoding formaldehyde dehydrogenase, glutathione-independent, which produces MAGNAGNQAVAYLGPGKVTVETIDYPELVLKDGPGVHPANVGRKCDHGVILKVVSTNICGSDQHMVRGRTTAPSGLVLGHEITGEVVEAGRDVEYIKVGDLCSVPFNIACGRCRMCKEGHTGVCLNVNPERPGSAYGYVDMGGWVGGQAEYVMVPYADWNLLRFPDKDQAMEKILDLTMLSDIFPTGYHGAVTAGVTTGSTVYVAGAGPVGLAAAYSSLLLGAAVVVVGDMVAERLEQARSFGCETVDLTEQGTLPERLEQILGEPEVDAAIDAVGFEARGHGANAAEAPATVLNSVMEVTRAAGRLGIPGLYVTGDPGAVDDAAKMGSLSIRIGLGWAKSHTFTTGQCPVMRYHRRLMGAILADRAHIADAVNATVIPLSEAPRGYAEFDSGVARKYVLDPHGLVAAR
- a CDS encoding VWA domain-containing protein, yielding MTTNVSGPPPADDSGGPESVSSDSESSASNTPAAGAGPSRTDAPGAEWYSYLLAFLLAACAIGGPAAATDRPDSAVAWLVLIATAMLGGAAATGAMHEALRQLAKRLETGVKLPKLPQPNVLRPWVWQIALPALGVVIALGVAVSIPSVRAFVDFQLYGCRPPPTLRALTTPESLEATSALATAYERASAAKRRGCRAADLYVYAADPAAVRKTLLSGWSLGDIGDLGPRPDVWLPDSTVEPARVQAEAERTGSESPVESMWRMATTPVVLGVPAEVAEAAEDQTSRWVDRTWVDLLAATEDAKLPIVRPDPTRSATGEIATELIYRSVAKAKTDLDLGTLEGQLGRDLDEGSYPLGDASALLCQRRTALPTDDSAVIVTEQQLVRYNQGMPLGDRCPTAAKPEDIQKLVAAYPSDTAGLDHPFVPLRWPDGTDRQRDAVRAWGDWLGTTEGRDALADLGLRPESGADGPVPVVEPLVTEWGARSDAVFVRKSPPIGQVEDARAKYAQASRPARTLVLLDASGSMDTLDSTARWTRFQAASNALPIAFGQVAQQDEVGLWTFSSNRKSPELILDIAQPARGTTAVVKKGLKDIRPVGGTPLYRAVDDGLTALDTSGSEQLTSLIVITDGEDTEGGPPPSRLKTQAVASHIRVSVVALGDADCAGPALHTLTDETGGQCVDADPQTLARTLVGLFDAVGGGTDGN
- a CDS encoding extracellular solute-binding protein; this encodes MGTEPPDESGRPPDPGRPAGFVSRRTVVVVITIAALLVTTGLVVLAQRGDRSWEPGQLVILSGRDDSAGAQRKELIEEWNALHPSNQARIEEVRSIADAERSEMLARAAGDGDDVDILNLDVAYLPEFAEADLLRPLSEDEVDRDAFLPGPLSTCEYGGTLWALPFNTDAALLYRHLAFAPDAPSSWADMEAKITQHLEPNREKAAGPKAGFVTQLSNYEALTVNALEAVWAAGGEIVDDDGEVRVDSRAAAEGLRNLVDGLVNEHIDGESPSYTEDASTAAFRGERALFLRNWPLAYRSLIGSAGDRPAPFDIRVSRLPWPSVLGGQNLAIAERSEHPRAARALIDFLTNARSQEILFERGGFAATRKAVYADSKVPYADVLLDAVQRAQLRPRSPHYALFSEVLREAVHTMLVTHDREQPPELAHDLRAALRGQRT